AAAACCGTAAAGCCAGTGCGACCATAGGCTGGCGGCTTCAACAATACCGATATTGGGAATATGGTATTCCTCCTTTAAACGGTAAGTTAACTGTTTCTTAAGATCGGAATAGGGGCAATCGGCTATGTAAAATGAGATATGGGGCAGCGAATCGGGAGTATGGGCATTGATCATTCCAGCATGCAGTAGCACGGTGGCTGCCCCCATCGACTCACCGTGTGCACCAATTACAACTCCTAGATGCTGCTCGGCAACCAGCTCGACCATCTTTTGCAAATCGAACTTTTCGGTATAGCCAAATGTAGAATATTCGCCACCACTGACGCCATGCCCCCGCTGATCATAAAGCACCACGTTATATCCTAGGGAGAGATAAAGATCGGCGTAGCGAATCATTAACCATTTATTGCAGGCCACTCCGTGACAAATAACAACGGTGGTATCGGATGGAGTTCCATTTTCGACAAACATTCCGTTAACCGAATATCCAAAATCCGATTTCAGGTTAATGTCATGCTTAACGAGCGTATCCCAGCGGGCAACGTCGAAGGTAGAGTCGGCCCGCTGCTTCTCGAAGGTTGTTACAAAGGTTGTGAGATTGAAATTACCCACTGCCACATAGGCAAAGTAGCAGCCAATGCAGAGATAAAAAAGGCCAATAAAGGCAATCGAATATATGATACCGAGAACAATACGAGACTTTATGTTTTTCATGGCACTATATGATTTTTGGCGATTGAGGTTTTTAGCAATTTGAGGAAATAAAGATAATACCACAATACGGTGCTTGGATGCAGATTAGTAAACAAAAAACTAGCTAACGTAAGTTCGGCCTAAACAAGTTCGAATTACGATACGTTCACATGAAATCCACCACAAGGAGGTGCCCCAGCTGGAGCAGACGTGGAGTCCTTACCAACAACCCACGCACAGCGTAAATAGAGCATGTTTACTATA
This is a stretch of genomic DNA from Williamwhitmania taraxaci. It encodes these proteins:
- a CDS encoding alpha/beta hydrolase; amino-acid sequence: MKNIKSRIVLGIIYSIAFIGLFYLCIGCYFAYVAVGNFNLTTFVTTFEKQRADSTFDVARWDTLVKHDINLKSDFGYSVNGMFVENGTPSDTTVVICHGVACNKWLMIRYADLYLSLGYNVVLYDQRGHGVSGGEYSTFGYTEKFDLQKMVELVAEQHLGVVIGAHGESMGAATVLLHAGMINAHTPDSLPHISFYIADCPYSDLKKQLTYRLKEEYHIPNIGIVEAASLWSHWLYGFWFGEVNPIAHIQDVKVPVLFIHGDADTYVPTSMSEEFYSAKPEPKMLYLSPNANHAMSYRVNKDEYRSRVETFRSRFLGQRNL